A genomic region of Desulfosarcina ovata subsp. ovata contains the following coding sequences:
- a CDS encoding ShlB/FhaC/HecB family hemolysin secretion/activation protein gives MARFDIKAFEITGNTIFSESTLLDALRQYQGGDKTAEDVEKARAALERYYHQKGYPTALANIPEQTVEGGIIRLEVIESKIRRVRITGNRFFTMEKILNALPTFQEGKILYVPNVQTELAELNRNPDLKVAPVLMPGKELGTIDVELKVKDKLPLHGSLELNNRNTHATTELRLNGMLRYDNLWQKDHTISVQFQTSPQDTQEVELFSGSYVWPSFFGKDNMSVLYGVISDSDTAFGGDFTVVGKGAIVGFREIIPLTGIGDYAHNLSLGVDYKDFDEDQQFGEESETVPVSYLPLSLSYSSSLKGETGVTRFNLGLGLALRGLVSDESEFEYKRYNARGNYVVLSAGLERAQNLPGGMSLQVKANGQLADQPLISNEQFTAGGMMSVHGFRESEASGDNGVLGNAVLNSPDLAGPFIADSRFKINLKAFYDVAYLSKIDPLPGEDGETKLQGAGAGLRLAWDNQFEAVVDWGMALESTADTDYGDHVVHFLTKFQF, from the coding sequence ATGGCCCGGTTCGACATCAAGGCCTTCGAGATCACCGGCAACACCATCTTTTCCGAATCAACGCTGCTGGACGCATTGCGCCAATACCAGGGAGGCGACAAAACCGCTGAAGATGTGGAAAAGGCCCGCGCTGCCCTGGAACGCTACTACCACCAGAAAGGATACCCCACCGCCCTGGCCAATATCCCAGAACAGACCGTGGAAGGCGGCATTATCCGCCTAGAGGTGATCGAGAGCAAGATCCGGCGGGTACGCATCACCGGCAACCGCTTTTTCACCATGGAGAAGATCTTGAACGCCCTGCCCACCTTCCAGGAAGGAAAAATTCTATATGTTCCCAACGTGCAGACCGAATTGGCCGAACTGAACCGCAACCCGGACCTCAAGGTGGCGCCGGTGCTCATGCCGGGCAAGGAACTGGGCACCATCGATGTGGAGCTCAAGGTCAAGGACAAGCTACCCCTGCACGGCAGCCTGGAACTCAACAACCGCAACACCCACGCCACCACGGAACTGCGGCTCAACGGCATGCTGCGCTACGACAATTTGTGGCAGAAGGACCATACCATATCCGTTCAGTTTCAAACCTCACCCCAGGACACTCAGGAGGTAGAACTCTTTTCCGGCTCCTATGTGTGGCCATCCTTTTTCGGTAAAGATAACATGAGTGTGCTTTACGGGGTGATATCGGACAGCGATACGGCCTTCGGGGGGGACTTTACCGTGGTCGGAAAAGGGGCCATCGTCGGATTTCGCGAGATCATCCCCCTAACCGGCATCGGTGATTATGCGCACAACCTGTCTTTGGGCGTGGATTACAAAGATTTCGATGAAGATCAACAGTTCGGTGAGGAATCCGAAACCGTCCCCGTCAGTTACCTTCCGCTCAGCCTTTCCTACAGTTCCTCTTTGAAGGGGGAGACCGGTGTCACCCGTTTCAACCTCGGATTGGGCCTGGCATTAAGGGGGCTGGTGAGCGACGAGAGTGAATTCGAATACAAGCGCTACAATGCCCGGGGTAACTACGTGGTCTTGAGCGCGGGGCTGGAACGGGCCCAGAACCTTCCCGGCGGCATGAGCCTGCAGGTCAAGGCCAACGGGCAACTTGCCGATCAGCCGTTGATTTCCAACGAACAGTTCACCGCCGGCGGCATGATGAGCGTTCACGGATTCAGGGAGAGCGAAGCCAGCGGAGACAACGGGGTACTCGGCAACGCCGTTCTGAACAGCCCGGATCTGGCCGGCCCTTTTATTGCCGATAGCCGGTTTAAGATCAACCTCAAGGCCTTTTACGATGTGGCCTATCTGTCCAAAATCGACCCCCTGCCCGGAGAAGATGGCGAAACCAAATTGCAGGGGGCGGGTGCCGGTCTGCGGCTGGCCTGGGACAACCAATTCGAAGCCGTGGTGGATTGGGGCATGGCACTGGAATCCACCGCGGATACCGATTATGGGGATCATGTGGTCCATTTTTTAACCAAATTTCAGTTTTGA
- a CDS encoding thioredoxin family protein, giving the protein MDSIAGVRKFSLFILLIGLSMIGSGAAAIVAEAEPAVAPKEVMVSDYEQFQTMLKQSIEEAEEKGQKEIFIELKEDPNIVQPADMVEVDYTVVDQQGQVVYSTKEEMFARMDERYADLFGQSGKATGAETVLAGFAGLFPGIGHAVLGMHSGERKKTEVTPEKGFGAREEKKVKAYSRRRVLPKIARLTVNSYLENFKSAPETGKAVNFSTYFPSRVTGVQNGIVTLESMAADGKTYQDDFGAATVSVQEDSVLITLEPLIGAIFDAEGKRGVITKKDADHFYVDYNHPLAGTNLIFDVAVHRLQKFSEFEKIQIPWNIDNNTAMALAEQENKPVVLVLYAEWCHWSQRLLTNTFRDPRIKRFHDRFVWLKIDSDKEQVYKEIFGQENYPMIVLMNSQGDILEKIGGFQDGGTLALYLENILTGKTLAKAIVHAKQQSTASSQHCKSAD; this is encoded by the coding sequence ATGGATAGTATCGCAGGTGTACGGAAATTTTCGTTATTTATACTTCTTATTGGTTTAAGCATGATCGGCAGCGGCGCTGCCGCGATTGTTGCAGAGGCCGAGCCGGCGGTTGCTCCCAAAGAGGTGATGGTCAGCGATTATGAGCAATTTCAGACAATGCTTAAACAATCCATTGAAGAAGCAGAAGAAAAAGGTCAGAAGGAAATTTTTATTGAGCTGAAGGAAGATCCGAATATAGTTCAACCGGCGGATATGGTGGAGGTGGACTACACGGTCGTCGATCAACAGGGGCAAGTGGTCTACTCCACTAAAGAAGAAATGTTTGCGCGAATGGACGAAAGGTATGCCGATTTGTTTGGACAGTCTGGAAAGGCAACCGGCGCGGAAACTGTGTTGGCAGGCTTTGCAGGGCTTTTTCCAGGTATCGGTCATGCTGTCCTGGGTATGCATTCGGGAGAGAGGAAGAAAACTGAGGTTACTCCAGAAAAAGGATTCGGTGCCAGAGAGGAAAAAAAGGTGAAGGCCTATTCGCGGCGACGGGTGCTGCCGAAAATTGCCAGATTGACCGTAAACAGCTACCTGGAAAACTTCAAAAGTGCGCCGGAGACTGGAAAAGCGGTCAATTTTTCCACATACTTCCCATCCCGGGTCACCGGTGTGCAGAACGGGATCGTCACTCTGGAAAGCATGGCCGCAGATGGCAAGACCTACCAGGACGATTTCGGCGCAGCTACGGTTTCGGTTCAAGAAGATAGTGTCCTGATCACCCTAGAACCGTTGATTGGAGCGATTTTCGACGCAGAGGGAAAGCGGGGGGTTATCACTAAGAAAGATGCAGATCATTTTTATGTGGACTACAATCATCCGCTGGCCGGTACGAATCTGATTTTTGATGTTGCGGTTCACCGCCTTCAAAAATTCAGTGAGTTCGAGAAAATCCAAATTCCCTGGAATATAGATAACAACACGGCCATGGCGCTTGCCGAACAGGAGAACAAACCGGTGGTATTGGTGCTTTACGCCGAATGGTGCCATTGGAGTCAGCGATTGCTTACCAATACGTTCCGGGACCCGCGCATCAAACGGTTCCATGATCGATTCGTTTGGCTGAAGATCGATTCCGATAAAGAGCAGGTGTATAAAGAAATCTTCGGTCAAGAGAATTATCCCATGATCGTCCTGATGAATAGTCAGGGAGACATCCTGGAAAAAATAGGCGGTTTCCAGGACGGCGGCACGCTTGCTTTGTATCTGGAGAACATACTGACGGGGAAGACTCTTGCGAAAGCCATCGTTCATGCCAAGCAGCAATCTACTGCTTCATCGCAGCATTGCAAGTCCGCGGACTAA
- a CDS encoding PKD domain-containing protein — protein MPSLSSLATDGYVDIYLYEYDFFDSVGTDYVAVITIYGTSMHGHSAGDVVLNRNIDKDPVANAGDDQSVDEEALVTLDGSGSSDPEDGDNLTYAWVRKDNESVSVALSDATAVSSTFTAPAVGADGAELIFGLTVTDTAGNTSEEDTVTVTVNNVNQVPTADAGADQSVSGGARVTLDGSDSTDPDDGDVLTYAWVRQDSESVSVTLSDATVVKPTFTAPTVGAEGAVLIFGLTVTDGSGASDEDTVQVTITNADQAPTADAGTDQSVSEGDSVTLDGSGSDDAEDGDNLTYAWVRKDGESVAVTLSDATAVKPTFTAPAVGAEGAVLIFGLTVTDTSGNTSEEDTVTVTVGDVNQSPTADAGADQSVAEGASVTLDGSGSSDPEDGDNLTYAWARKGGETVEVTLSSATAAQPTFTAPAVETEGAVLIFGLTVTDTSGNTSEEDTITVTVTNVNQSPTAHAGEDQDVAEGATVTLDGSGSTDPDQATDTLVYAWSQESGSAVVLTGASTMSPTFVSPSVDADETLTFRLTVTDSEGATDEGTVRVTIGNVNQLPTADAGEDQDVAEGATVTLDGSGSTDPDQATGTLVYAWSQESGSAVVLTGASTMSPTFVSPSVDADETLTFRLTVTDSEGATDEDVIAVTVRFVNQPPVAIATPVSQNVNAEETVSLNGSSSTDPDSGDSIAGYAWEQIGGSPDVTLLPSAAAELVTFSAPSTNATLTFRLTVTDNHGGSHAATCEVNVSTGDNQPPVPDAGEEQTVLEQTVVTLDASGTTDPDGADDIIGYQWEQLNPTEATTVVLSDINAIQPTFTAPAVGQDIQLTFRLTVTDSAGFTPTDTVTVTVTNINHAPTADAGADKSVAEGATVTLDGSGSTDPDGSDTLTYAWVRQDSEAVSVTLSSATVARPTFTAPAVDADGAVLIFGLTVTDGSGASAEDTVTVTITNINQAPTADAGNDQRVAEGETVILDGSASSDPDKGESLSYLWTQVVSEQDPAEVEDGVTITVDEENPAKATFTAPEVDADAELTFMLTVADAGGFASVDFLVVTVEFVNQNPVIASIDAPSSVTAGETVWLSAGAADPDIGDTLTYQWKQVVSEADPIEVEDGVVITVDEANPNQTSFQAPATSLLTLLLTVTDSHGGSAMATCVIDVLNPPTADAGDAQTVYERRTVTLDASGSDDVDTGDSLTYLWEETTAAGIALSGASGEFATFQAPALSVDRLTLTFRLTVTDSAGLSATDTVAITVLNNHAPGSPSVNTPKDGSEVDTPSPVISVNNAVDADNESDESLAALTYDFEVYDDKDIENLVQSAVAIVEGTATTFWIPDEELGENTTYYWRARACDSTEECGDWMTTAHFFVNAVEEPPGRPVVSSPTDGDSVATATPTLEITNASDPDGDDLIYGFRVYTGSDVGVNDYYLSSEAEEIVYDEGTSAWTVSGTLDEDTIYWWRARAIDDTGMTGEWTDAVRFEVNATNAAPTAPLLRSTDDGSAIATLTPDLEIENAVDTDGDELVYQFELDTVDTYDSKNLIQSGDIAEAGGGITAWQPGTLDDNTTYYWRVRAHDGTASSSWSEGTFFVNLENDAPGIPVVYSPVDGGSVDTLGPTFVVKTATDVDDDDAGLTYDFELYTADNLDQTIAERSGLALADSAAGQVSWTANGVEEIENGGGYAWRARACDDETCGQWCDYAGFTVDANTYRPTDPVINQPYDGGTVNTLYPELSVINATDADSEAIRIEFELYADAALTAFIAQFETGQADDALITAWSMESALADGGTYYWRARANDGEKTSDWTATASFLVDLDATVWKTDLVARQTVFAADEETVEIVVEDNGSNLDGLRVVIDAQTLTTICGDECEDYSLTVKVSEVADPPNLPDGAIGIGAAIEFDPSDINFDPPVTVYIPYSQEALDSAGLTADQLIVYWYDDGQWTAIDGVELDEANQWLVCELDHFSLYAVGGDASNESEVSSSGSGGGGGGGGGCFIGSMDVSGRPCLSSLVLALLAGIAIFGITHQKKIN, from the coding sequence ATGCCAAGCCTGAGCAGTCTTGCCACCGATGGTTACGTTGACATCTATCTTTACGAGTATGATTTTTTTGATTCAGTCGGAACTGACTACGTCGCCGTTATTACCATTTACGGCACCAGCATGCATGGTCACAGCGCTGGTGATGTGGTGCTCAACAGGAACATCGACAAGGACCCGGTTGCCAATGCCGGTGACGATCAGAGTGTTGACGAGGAAGCTCTGGTGACCCTCGACGGCAGCGGCTCCAGTGATCCCGAGGACGGCGACAACCTCACGTATGCGTGGGTACGCAAAGACAACGAGTCGGTCAGTGTTGCTCTGTCCGACGCCACGGCGGTCAGCTCGACGTTTACGGCGCCGGCAGTCGGTGCCGACGGCGCAGAGTTGATTTTCGGCCTGACGGTAACGGACACCGCCGGGAATACCTCCGAGGAAGATACGGTAACGGTAACGGTCAACAACGTCAACCAGGTGCCGACGGCCGATGCAGGAGCCGACCAGAGCGTTTCCGGGGGGGCGAGGGTGACGCTGGACGGCAGCGACTCCACGGATCCGGATGACGGTGATGTGCTGACCTATGCCTGGGTACGCCAGGACAGCGAATCGGTCAGCGTGACCCTGTCCGACGCCACTGTGGTCAAGCCGACGTTCACGGCGCCGACAGTCGGTGCCGAGGGCGCGGTGTTGATCTTCGGGCTGACGGTAACGGACGGTTCCGGCGCCAGCGATGAAGATACGGTCCAAGTGACAATCACCAACGCCGACCAGGCACCGACTGCCGATGCGGGTACCGATCAGAGTGTTTCCGAGGGGGACAGTGTAACCTTAGACGGCAGCGGTTCCGATGATGCCGAAGACGGCGACAATTTGACCTATGCCTGGGTGCGTAAGGATGGCGAATCAGTCGCGGTGACCCTGTCCGACGCCACCGCGGTCAAGCCGACGTTCACGGCGCCGGCAGTCGGTGCCGAGGGCGCGGTGTTGATCTTCGGCCTGACGGTAACGGACACTTCCGGGAACACCTCCGAGGAAGATACGGTAACCGTAACGGTTGGCGACGTCAACCAGTCACCGACGGCCGATGCGGGAGCCGACCAGAGTGTTGCCGAGGGGGCTTCCGTGACCTTGGACGGCAGCGGCTCCAGTGACCCCGAGGACGGCGACAATTTGACCTATGCCTGGGCGCGCAAGGGCGGCGAAACGGTCGAGGTGACCCTGTCCAGCGCGACGGCGGCGCAGCCGACGTTTACGGCGCCGGCAGTCGAAACCGAGGGAGCGGTATTGATCTTCGGGTTGACGGTAACGGACACTTCCGGGAACACCTCCGAGGAAGATACGATTACCGTGACGGTCACCAACGTCAACCAGTCGCCGACGGCTCATGCGGGAGAGGATCAGGATGTTGCCGAGGGGGCGACGGTGACGCTGGACGGTAGCGGCTCCACGGATCCGGACCAGGCCACTGACACGCTGGTTTATGCGTGGAGCCAGGAGAGCGGCAGCGCGGTGGTTCTGACGGGTGCGTCGACCATGTCACCGACCTTTGTCTCGCCGTCTGTGGATGCCGACGAAACCCTGACGTTCCGCCTGACCGTGACTGACAGTGAGGGTGCGACGGACGAGGGTACGGTTCGTGTGACGATCGGCAACGTGAATCAGTTGCCGACGGCCGATGCGGGAGAGGATCAGGATGTTGCCGAGGGGGCGACGGTGACGCTCGACGGCAGCGGCTCCACGGATCCGGACCAGGCCACTGGAACGCTGGTTTATGCGTGGAGCCAGGAGAGCGGCAGCGCGGTGGTTCTGACGGGTGCGTCGACCATGTCACCGACCTTTGTCTCTCCGTCTGTGGATGCTGACGAAACCCTGACATTCCGCCTGACCGTGACCGACAGTGAGGGTGCGACGGACGAGGATGTGATCGCCGTAACGGTTCGATTCGTAAATCAGCCGCCGGTGGCCATTGCCACGCCGGTATCCCAGAACGTCAACGCCGAAGAGACGGTGTCCCTGAACGGCAGCAGTTCCACCGATCCGGACAGCGGCGATTCGATCGCTGGTTACGCCTGGGAACAGATTGGCGGCAGCCCAGATGTGACGCTGCTTCCGTCGGCCGCAGCCGAATTGGTGACGTTTTCGGCGCCGTCCACGAACGCTACCCTGACGTTCCGCCTGACCGTGACCGACAACCACGGCGGGAGCCACGCGGCGACCTGCGAAGTCAACGTCTCCACGGGCGATAACCAGCCGCCGGTGCCCGACGCCGGGGAAGAACAGACTGTTTTGGAGCAAACCGTCGTTACCCTGGACGCCAGCGGCACCACTGATCCGGACGGTGCAGACGATATCATCGGCTATCAATGGGAGCAGCTGAACCCGACAGAGGCAACCACCGTCGTGCTTTCGGACATCAATGCCATCCAACCGACCTTCACGGCGCCTGCCGTCGGCCAGGACATCCAACTGACCTTTCGGCTGACGGTAACGGATAGTGCCGGTTTCACGCCGACAGATACAGTTACTGTGACGGTCACCAACATCAACCATGCGCCGACGGCCGATGCGGGCGCAGACAAGAGCGTTGCCGAGGGGGCGACGGTGACGCTGGATGGCAGCGGTTCCACGGATCCGGATGGTAGTGATACGCTGACCTATGCGTGGGTACGCCAGGATAGCGAAGCGGTCAGCGTCACTTTGTCCAGTGCCACGGTGGCCCGACCGACGTTTACGGCTCCGGCCGTCGATGCAGACGGCGCCGTGCTGATTTTTGGCCTGACGGTAACTGACGGTTCCGGTGCAAGCGCCGAGGATACGGTAACCGTGACGATTACCAACATCAACCAGGCGCCAACGGCCGATGCGGGTAACGACCAGCGCGTTGCCGAAGGCGAGACTGTGATCCTGGACGGCAGCGCTTCGAGCGACCCAGACAAAGGAGAGAGCCTCTCCTACCTGTGGACCCAGGTCGTCAGCGAGCAAGATCCTGCCGAAGTGGAAGATGGGGTCACGATTACCGTCGACGAGGAGAATCCGGCCAAGGCGACCTTTACCGCCCCGGAAGTGGATGCCGATGCGGAACTGACTTTTATGCTGACAGTGGCCGATGCGGGGGGCTTTGCGAGCGTCGACTTCCTTGTGGTGACCGTCGAATTTGTCAACCAGAACCCGGTGATCGCCTCGATCGACGCGCCTTCTTCCGTTACCGCAGGAGAGACGGTTTGGCTGAGCGCCGGCGCCGCGGATCCGGACATCGGCGACACGCTCACCTATCAATGGAAACAGGTGGTCAGTGAAGCGGACCCAATAGAAGTGGAAGATGGCGTGGTTATTACTGTGGATGAGGCAAATCCAAACCAGACCTCTTTCCAGGCGCCGGCAACAAGTCTGTTGACCCTGCTGCTTACCGTCACCGACAGCCATGGCGGCAGCGCGATGGCGACCTGTGTGATCGATGTCCTGAATCCGCCAACCGCCGATGCGGGCGATGCTCAAACGGTTTACGAAAGACGGACGGTCACTCTCGACGCAAGCGGGTCCGATGATGTCGACACGGGAGACAGCCTGACCTACCTCTGGGAGGAGACCACCGCCGCGGGGATCGCTTTGAGCGGCGCATCCGGCGAGTTCGCCACCTTCCAGGCCCCGGCTTTGAGCGTGGACCGTCTCACGCTGACCTTCAGGTTGACGGTGACCGATTCGGCCGGTTTATCAGCCACCGACACGGTCGCCATCACCGTCTTGAACAACCACGCACCGGGTTCGCCCAGCGTCAATACCCCCAAGGATGGCAGTGAGGTCGATACCCCGAGTCCCGTTATTTCGGTCAACAATGCGGTCGACGCGGACAATGAAAGCGATGAATCTTTAGCGGCATTGACCTACGACTTCGAGGTGTATGACGACAAGGATATCGAGAACCTGGTCCAGAGCGCGGTGGCGATTGTCGAGGGGACGGCGACCACATTCTGGATACCGGACGAAGAACTCGGTGAGAACACCACTTACTACTGGCGCGCCAGGGCCTGCGACAGCACCGAAGAATGCGGCGACTGGATGACGACGGCCCACTTTTTCGTGAACGCCGTCGAGGAGCCGCCGGGCCGGCCGGTGGTTTCGTCGCCAACCGACGGCGACAGCGTGGCCACGGCCACCCCCACCCTGGAGATAACCAACGCCAGCGATCCGGACGGGGACGATCTCATTTATGGGTTCCGCGTCTATACCGGCAGCGATGTCGGCGTGAATGACTATTATTTATCGAGCGAGGCGGAAGAAATCGTCTACGATGAAGGCACCAGCGCTTGGACCGTAAGCGGAACGCTGGACGAAGACACGATCTACTGGTGGCGGGCGAGGGCCATCGACGACACCGGCATGACCGGTGAATGGACCGATGCCGTCAGGTTCGAGGTCAATGCAACCAACGCCGCACCGACGGCACCGCTGCTGCGCTCGACGGACGACGGTTCCGCCATCGCTACGCTGACCCCGGACCTGGAGATAGAAAATGCCGTCGATACCGACGGGGATGAACTGGTCTACCAGTTCGAACTGGATACCGTCGATACTTACGACAGCAAGAATTTAATCCAGTCGGGAGATATCGCGGAGGCCGGCGGTGGCATCACTGCATGGCAGCCGGGAACGCTGGACGACAACACGACCTATTACTGGCGGGTTCGTGCCCACGACGGGACGGCCTCCAGCAGTTGGAGCGAGGGTACCTTTTTCGTCAACCTGGAAAACGATGCGCCAGGAATCCCCGTGGTTTACAGCCCGGTTGACGGAGGCAGCGTCGATACCCTGGGGCCCACCTTCGTCGTGAAAACGGCTACCGACGTGGATGATGACGATGCCGGTCTGACTTACGATTTCGAACTCTACACAGCAGACAATCTCGACCAGACCATTGCGGAAAGGAGCGGCCTCGCCCTGGCGGACAGCGCAGCCGGTCAGGTCTCCTGGACGGCGAACGGTGTCGAGGAGATCGAAAACGGCGGCGGTTATGCCTGGCGCGCCCGGGCCTGCGACGATGAAACCTGTGGCCAGTGGTGCGACTATGCAGGATTCACGGTGGATGCCAACACCTATCGCCCCACCGATCCGGTGATCAATCAGCCCTATGACGGCGGCACAGTGAACACGCTTTATCCGGAACTCAGCGTGATCAACGCCACCGACGCCGACAGTGAAGCGATCCGCATAGAATTTGAACTTTATGCCGATGCGGCGTTGACCGCGTTCATCGCGCAATTCGAGACCGGCCAGGCCGACGACGCGCTGATCACCGCCTGGTCGATGGAGAGTGCCCTGGCCGACGGCGGCACCTATTACTGGCGCGCCAGGGCCAACGACGGCGAAAAAACCAGCGACTGGACCGCAACGGCCAGTTTTCTCGTGGATCTGGATGCCACTGTTTGGAAAACAGACTTGGTCGCCCGGCAGACCGTGTTTGCCGCCGACGAGGAAACCGTCGAAATCGTGGTCGAAGATAACGGTAGCAATCTGGATGGCCTGCGGGTGGTGATCGATGCACAGACGCTGACGACGATCTGCGGCGACGAATGCGAGGATTATAGTCTCACCGTAAAAGTCAGCGAAGTGGCCGATCCACCGAATCTGCCCGACGGCGCCATCGGTATCGGTGCCGCCATCGAGTTCGATCCGTCGGACATCAATTTCGATCCGCCGGTGACGGTCTATATCCCCTATAGTCAGGAAGCCCTTGACAGCGCCGGGCTGACCGCCGATCAACTGATCGTCTACTGGTACGACGACGGTCAGTGGACGGCCATCGACGGCGTCGAACTGGATGAGGCGAACCAGTGGCTCGTCTGCGAGCTGGACCACTTCTCCCTCTACGCCGTGGGGGGAGACGCTTCAAACGAGAGCGAAGTCAGCAGCAGCGGTAGTGGTGGTGGCGGTGGAGGCGGCGGGGGTTGTTTTATCGGCAGCATGGACGTTTCGGGCCGGCCCTGCCTGTCATCGCTGGTGTTGGCCCTGCTCGCCGGAATCGCAATTTTTGGAATCACTCATCAAAAGAAAATTAACTGA
- a CDS encoding VPLPA-CTERM sorting domain-containing protein: MADPPGKKQLFFLEEKLKKLITILATALVVFAGAGNAMANFTIDTSAGQSTLALSIYTDTVEIGYELGYDVDLTLAQADGTILATGIDVSDTSSTVAIYSAETDYASFANAFAGVTATTKPTGIDALAFVSVVQSIYNSGYENLSGPVTIDSPLSDNSSAAKLLGTTGYYAGLIYDTGFMPTLSGIDTDGYIDIYIYNYAYGSESVVTDTDWEAIITIYGAGNIDGYSAGDVVLNATHNTVPVPAAVWLLSSGLIGLVGIRRKNS, from the coding sequence ATGGCTGATCCGCCTGGAAAAAAACAGTTATTTTTTTTGGAGGAAAAATTGAAAAAACTTATTACGATATTAGCAACTGCTTTGGTTGTATTTGCCGGGGCCGGCAACGCGATGGCAAATTTTACTATAGATACTTCCGCGGGACAAAGTACTCTTGCGCTATCGATTTACACCGATACGGTGGAGATTGGATATGAACTTGGATATGACGTAGACCTGACATTGGCACAAGCGGACGGAACAATTTTGGCCACTGGCATTGATGTCTCCGACACCAGTTCCACAGTGGCAATCTATAGCGCCGAAACTGACTATGCATCCTTCGCCAACGCCTTTGCAGGTGTTACTGCTACAACGAAACCTACCGGTATTGATGCCTTAGCTTTCGTAAGCGTTGTACAGTCAATCTACAATAGTGGATATGAAAACTTGTCCGGTCCCGTAACGATCGACTCACCTTTGAGCGACAACAGTTCTGCAGCAAAACTTCTTGGTACGACCGGCTATTATGCTGGTTTAATTTACGATACCGGGTTTATGCCTACCTTGTCCGGCATCGATACTGATGGTTATATCGATATTTACATTTACAACTATGCATATGGGTCTGAAAGCGTGGTTACTGATACTGATTGGGAAGCGATTATTACCATCTATGGCGCGGGCAACATCGACGGCTATTCGGCTGGCGATGTCGTGTTGAATGCCACTCACAACACGGTTCCGGTTCCCGCTGCCGTCTGGCTGCTTAGCTCTGGACTGATCGGGCTTGTCGGTATTCGCAGAAAGAACAGCTAA